The following coding sequences are from one Culex quinquefasciatus strain JHB chromosome 1, VPISU_Cqui_1.0_pri_paternal, whole genome shotgun sequence window:
- the LOC6040905 gene encoding ATP synthase-coupling factor 6, mitochondrial yields the protein MLTNQIQQAVRMMGAQARRNYGVTAVVMSKATDPIQQLFVNKLRDYATKSKSAGGKLVDASPEIERELKQELEKLAKTYGGDGGADMTAFPSFKFEEPKLGPINSSSS from the exons ATGCTGACCAACCAGATCCAGCAGGCCGTCCGGATGATGGGTGCTCAGGCGCGCCGCAACTACGGTGTGACCGCCGTCGTCATGTCCAAGGCGACCGACCCGATCCAGCAGCTGTTCGTCAACAAGCTGCGCGACTACGCCACCAAGAGCAAGAGCGC TGGCGGCAAGCTGGTCGACGCCTCGCCGGAGATCGAGCGCGAGCTCAAGCAGGAGCTGGAGAAGCTGGCCAAGACGTACGGCGGCGACGGCGGTGCCGACATGACCGCCTTCCCGTCCTTCAAGTTTGAGGAGCCCAAGCTGGGACCGATCAACTCGAGCAGCAGCTAA
- the LOC6040906 gene encoding LOW QUALITY PROTEIN: DNA polymerase epsilon catalytic subunit 1 (The sequence of the model RefSeq protein was modified relative to this genomic sequence to represent the inferred CDS: inserted 1 base in 1 codon), with amino-acid sequence MAKQVQNTGKYIAERTDGDDTNEIGYRQSKENDKIDLKYGFERVKDTQERTGYLVNMHSTEILNQDRRLVAALDLYFLQMDGTRYKMTVVFAPYLLLITREGHALEVAKFLAKKYSGQLLRCEHVQKEDLDLPNHLSGLKQNLLKLTFANTGQMQKVRKDLAAAVRKNKERDKANTYYMQMLSSSLAVGGEEGEGSAVAGGQNQDFYESIMDMREHDVPYHVRVSIDLNIFCGLWYTMRCRGGDEPPVVTPRPDILDRPEPVVLAFDIETTKLPLKFPDAQTDQIMMISYMIDGQGYLITNREIISADVEDFEYTPKPEFEGQFIVFNEPNEMGLIQRFFDHILDVKPHIFVTYNGDFFDWPFVETRAAVYDLDMKREIGFSKTNARDGNYLCRPAMHMDCLCWVKRDSYLPVGSQGLKAVAKSKLRYDPVELEPEDMCRMAVEQPQVLSNYSVSDAVATYYLYMKYVHPFIFALATIIPMEPDEILRKGSGTLCESLLMKEAFHVNIVYPNKQVSELNKLTPDGHVLDMETYVGGHVEALESGVFRADIATRFRLDQGMLKQLQGNVAKVLEHAIVTEEGVPLDQVTNLEEVTEQIKAALQQLHDTPTRIEQPVIYHLDVGAMYPNIILTNRLQPSSMISETDCAACDFNKPDARCKRDMEWMWRGEMLPATRNEFQRIQQQLETEKFPPLFPGGPPRAFHELSKEDQANYEKKRLSDYCRKAYKKTKITKLETRTSTICQKENSFYVDTVRAFRDRRYEYKALTKVAKASVSAALKSGDAGEIKAAKGREVLYDSLQLAHKCILNSFYGYVMRKGARWHSMSMAGIVCLTGANIITKAREIIERVGRPLELDTDGIWCILPASFPQEFTVLTQHPKKGKLNVSYPNAVLNTMVKDHFTNEQYHVLEKPYKDGSPAEYSIQPENSIFFEVDGPYLAMVLPAAKEEGKKLKKRYAVFNFDGSLAELKGFEVKRRGELQLIKIFQSSVFEAFLQGSTLEQCYASVAKIADYWLDVLYSKGHNMPDSELFELISENRSMSRKLEDYGAQKSTSISTAKRLAEFLGDQMVKDAGLACKFIISRKPDGAPVTERAIPLAIFQSEPSVRRHYLRRWLKDNTMGDADIRDVLDWQYYIERLGGTIQKIITIPAALQGLNNPVPRVQHPDWLHKKMLEKNDTLKQRRISEMFVAKEKPAMADIEDLGRGPRSPSVGLPIVNSKRRRVPSSEEPQPSQEAAAKTWKEALGAPPPPGTTRAELQEWLRFHKKKWKWLLAQRSKHRDPSSKRSRRDDEESQLASSSGTMRPVATLGGFLRKTQRSLIEQPWQVIQVIATDEMGHFTIWAMVGEELHKIRLLIPRIFYVNQRTPAPPEEGSMWKKVHRILPRARPVCHLYQYVVPEQVFRDNRLGMLADLATPDIEGIYETQMTLEFRAIMELGCYCAVQRSEARALASLSTKDLDSFNIQQLEIRSFEDXQYLRDGGNLRKIFLYQHSVPSRERREMIGDCCRPTRTKRGPTILCVQTALGLQKLNQLIPVCLEFPETQIHIADDASLLSGLEWQRHGARSMVRHFLNLNHVVEMMLDQCRYFQLPIGNMPADTVLFGADLFYARHLLKSNFILWWSPSSRPDLGGREADDSRLLAEFEDNISVVQNRSGFYGTVCVELSIESLAVSALLQAGKVQEMEGASSAITFDVIPQASLDDMISNQGGVQTLPSYDETALCSQAFRVMRSMVNGWLREVSINRNIFSDFQIIHFYRWVRSSKALLYDPALRRALNTLMRKLFLQIIAEFQRLKAEIIYADFNRIVINTGKKAVMDAIAYTDYVVQSIRNKELFHSVSLSYQQSWEFLLWIDSSNFGGIRGNPQTGNDEDVPQADEPEELSLEMSWNIAEQLPEEGNCRVYFEQFLIKYLESLADGVAAQKTIKKLSHVAYDMVQKMHKNYGRGKEGPALEFIKALCKVLAVNKEIDEELTTLRRNMLLLVGIGDFSDKAVWKDPLRSYVLAEVICKACNHCRDLDLCKDNHRALKDGLPVWLCAQCNVDYDNVDIEMRLLDVVQRKMMSYTLQDLRCNRCRQIKRENIAQFCPCAGAFENLISAGELRRLLGTFLTVADDHRMPLLKETIEHVLKTN; translated from the exons CGACTTGAAGTATGGGTTCGAGCGGGTTAAGGACACCCAGGAGCGGACCGGCTACCTGGTCAACATGCACTCG ACCGAAATCCTGAACCAGGACCGGCGGCTGGTGGCCGCGCTCGATCTGTACTTTCTGCAGATGGACGGAACGCGGTACAAGATGACGGTGGTGTTTGCGCCGTACCTGCTGTTGATCACGCGCGAGGGTCACGCCCTGGAGGTGGCAAAGTTTCTGGCGAAAAAGTACTCCGGCCAGCTGCTGCGCTGCGAGCACGTCCAGAAGGAGGATCTGGACCTGCCGAATCATTTGAGCGGGTTGAAGCAGAATCTGCTCAAGCTGACGTTCGCTAACACGGGCCAGATGCAGAAGGTCAGGAAGGATCTGGCGGCGGCGGTGAGGAAGAACAAGGAACGGGACAAGGCCAACACGTACTACATGCAGATGTTGAGCAGTTCGCTGGCGGTGGGTGGCGAGGAGGGGGAAGGTTCGGCGGTGGCCGGTGGTCAGAATCAGGACTTTTACGAGAGCATCATGGACATGCGGGAGCACGACGTTCCGTACCACGTGCGGGTGTCGATCGATTTGAACATCTTCTGCGGGTTGTGGTACACGATGCGGTGTCGAGGGGGTGATGAACCGCCGGTTGTTACGCCGCGGCCGGATATTTTGGACCGGCCGGAGCCGGTCGTGCTGGCGTTCGATATCGAAACCACAAAGTTGCCGCTGAAGTTCCCGGACGCGCAAACCGATCAGATCATGATGATCTCGTACATGATCGATGGTCAGGGGTATTTGATCACGAACCGGGAGATCATCAGCGCCGACGTGGAGGACTTTGAGTACACGCCCAAGCCGGAGTTCGAGGGACAGTTTATAGTGTTCAACGAGCCGAATGAGATGGGCCTGATTCAGCGATTCTTCGATCACATCCTGGACGTGAAGCCGCACATCTTTGTAACCTACAACGGAGACTTTTTCGATTGGCCGTTCGTGGAGACCCGTGCGGCAGTATACGATCTGGACATGAAGCGAGAGATTGGCTTCTCCAAGACGAACGCTCGCGATGGGAATTATCTTTGTCGTCCGGCCATGCACATGGATTGCCTGTGCTGGGTCAAACGTGACTCGTATCTCCCGGTGGGATCGCAAGGTTTGAAAGCCGTCGCCAAGAGCAAACTCCGGTACGACCCGGTCGAACTCGAACCCGAGGACATGTGTCGAATGGCCGTTGAGCAGCCCCAAGTCCTGTCCAATTACTCCGTCTCGGACGCCGTTGCCACCTACTATCTCTACATGAAGTACGTCCACCCGTTCATTTTCGCCTTAGCCACCATCATCCCGATGGAACCGGACGAAATCCTGCGCAAAGGTTCCGGAACCCTCTGCGAATCACTCCTCATGAAGGAGGCCTTCCACGTCAACATCGTCTACCCGAACAAACAAGTCTCCGAGCTGAACAAACTAACCCCCGACGGCCACGTCCTGGACATGGAAACGTACGTCGGAGGTCACGTCGAAGCGCTGGAATCCGGAGTCTTCCGCGCGGACATTGCCACCCGCTTCCGCCTTGATCAAGGCATGCTCAAGCAACTCCAAGGCAACGTCGCCAAAGTCCTCGAACACGCCATCGTCACCGAAGAGGGCGTCCCCCTCGATCAGGTCACCAACCTGGAAGAAGTCACCGAACAAATCAAGGCCGCTCTCCAGCAACTCCACGACACCCCGACCCGCATCGAACAGCCCGTCATCTACCATCTGGACGTCGGCGCCATGTACCCCAACATCATCCTCACGAACCGCCTCCAACCCTCGTCCATGATCTCCGAAACCGACTGCGCCGCGTGCGACTTCAACAAGCCGGACGCCCGCTGCAAACGCGACATGGAGTGGATGTGGCGCGGAGAAATGCTCCCGGCGACCCGCAACGAGTTCCAGCGCATCCAACAACAACTCGAAACGGAAAAGTTCCCCCCACTCTTCCCCGGCGGACCGCCCCGCGCCTTCCACGAACTCTCCAAAGAGGACCAGGCCAACTACGAGAAGAAACGCCTCAGCGATTACTGCCGCAAGGCgtacaaaaagaccaaaatcaCCAAGCTGGAAACGCGCACCTCCACCATCTGCCAAAAGGAGAACAGCTTCTACGTGGACACGGTGCGGGCGTTCCGCGACCGTCGCTACGAGTACAAAGCGCTGACGAAGGTCGCCAAGGCGTCCGTTTCGGCGGCGCTCAAGAGTGGCGATGCCGGGGAGATCAAGGCCGCGAAAGGGCGCGAGGTGCTGTACGATTCGCTGCAGCTGGCGCACAAGTGTATTCTGAACTCGTTCTACGGGTACGTGATGCGGAAGGGTGCCCGCTGGCACAGCATGTCGATGGCGGGGATAGTGTGCTTGACGGGGGCGAACATCATTACGAAGGCGAGGGAGATTATCGAGCGCGTTGGGCGGCCGCTGGAGCTGGACACGGATG GTATCTGGTGCATCCTGCCAGCCTCCTTCCCGCAAGAGTTCACCGTCCTCACACAGCACCCGAAAAAGGGCAAGCTGAACGTGTCGTATCCGAACGCCGTCCTAAACACCATGGTCAAGGACCACTTTACCAACGAACAGTACCACGTGCTCGAGAAACCCTACAAGGACGGTTCCCCCGCGGAGTACTCCATCCAACCGGAGAACTCGATCTTCTTCGAGGTGGACGGCCCCTACCTGGCGATGGTCCTGCCGGCGGCCaaggaggaaggcaaaaagctgaAGAAACGCTACGCCGTGTTCAACTTTGACGGCTCACTGGCCGAGTTGAAGGGATTCGAGGTGAAGCGCCGCGGAGAGCTGCAGCTGATCAAGATCTTCCAGAGTTCGGTGTTCGAGGCGTTCCTGCAGGGGTCGACGCTGGAGCAGTGTTACGCCTCGGTGGCGAAGATCGCCGACTACTGGCTGGACGTGCTGTACAGCAAGGGCCACAACATGCCGGACAGCGAGCTGTTTGAGCTGATCAGCGAGAACCGGTCGATGTCGCGCAAGTTGGAGGATTACGGCGCGCAAAAGTCGACGTCGATCTCGACGGCGAAACGACTGGCGGAGTTTTTGGGTGATCAGATGGTGAAGGATGCGGGGTTGGCTTGTAAGTTTATAATTTCGAGGAAGCCGGACGGGGCCCCGGTTACCGAGCGGGCAATTCCGTTGGCGATCTTCCAGTCGGAACCGAGCGTGAGGCGGCATTATCTGCGTCGGTGGCTCAAGGACAATACGATGGGCGACGCGGACATTCGGGACGTGCTCGATTGGCAGTACTACATCGAGCGGTTGGGAGGAACCATCCAGAAGATCATCACGATTCCGGCGGCGCTGCAGGGATTGAACAATCCAGTGCCGCGCGTTCAACACCCGGATTGGCTGCACAAAAAGATGCTCGAGAAGAACGACACGCTGAAGCAGCGCCGCATCAGCGAGATGTTTGTGGCCAAGGAGAAACCCGCGATGGCGGACATTGAAGATCTCGGACGGGGTCCACGCTCGCCGAGTGTGGGACTGCCGATCGTCAACTCGAAGCGTCGCAGGGTTCCTTCGAGCGAAGAGCCACAACCCAGCCAGGAGGCAGCGGCCAAAACTTGGAAGGAGGCTCTTGGGGCGCCACCTCCACCCGGAACGACTCGCGCCGAACTGCAGGAGTGGCTCAGGTTCCACAAGAAGAAGTGGAAGTGGCTGTTGGCGCAGCGCAGCAAACACCGCGATCCGAGCTCGAAACGATCCCGCAGGGATGATGAGGAATCGCAGCTGGCATCTTCGTCCGGCACGATGCGGCCGGTGGCCACGCTCGGCGGTTTTTTGAGGAAGACCCAGCGATCGCTGATCGAGCAACCCTGGCAGGTGATTCAGGTCATCGCGACCGACGAAATGGGCCACTTTACGATTTGGGCGATGGTCGGCGAGGAGTTGCACAAGATTAGGTTGCTCATTCCGAGGATCTTTTATGTGAACCAACGTACGCCGGCACCGCCGGAGGAAGGGTCAATGTGGAAGAAAGTGCACCGGATTCTGCCGAGGGCACGACCGGTGTGTCACTTGTATCAGTACGTGGTTCCCGAGCAGGTCTTTCGGGATAATCGACTGGGGATGTTGGCTGACTTGGCCACGCCGGACATCGAGGGCATTTACGAGACTCAGATGACGCTCGAGTTTCGGGCCATCATGGAGTTGGGTTGTTACTGTGCCGTGCAGCGTTCGGAGGCGCGCGCTTTGGCCTCGCTGTCCACCAAGGATCTGGACTCGTTCAACATCCAGCAGCTGGAGATTCGCAGCTTTGAGG CGCAATATCTGCGGGATGGAGGGAATCTGAGGAAGATCTTCCTGTATCAGCACAGCGTTCCTTCGAGGGAGAGACGTGAGATGATTGGGGACTGTTGTCGGCCTACAAGGACGAAGCGTGGTCCAACGATTCTTTGCGTCCAAACGGCACTTGGGCTGCAGAAGTTGAACCAGCTGATTCCGGTTTGTTTGGAGTTTCCGGAAACGCAGATTCATATCGCGGACGACGCTTCGTTGCTGTCTGGGCTGGAGTGGCAGCGGCATGGCGCTCGGTCCATGGTTCGGCACTTCCTGAACCTGAACCACGTGGTCGAAATGATGCTGGACCAGTGCCGGTACTTCCAGCTTCCGATTGGGAACATGCCCGCCGATACGGTCCTCTTCGGAGCTGACCTGTTCTACGCGCGACACCTGCTAAAGAGCAACTTTATCTTGTGGTGGTCACCGAGCTCCCGGCCGGATCTGGGAGGTCGCGAAGCGGACGACAGTCGGCTGCTGGCCGAGTTCGAGGACAACATCTCGGTCGTGCAGAATCGCTCGGGCTTCTACGGCACGGTCTGCGTCGAGTTGAGCATTGAAAGTTTAGCAGTGTCGGCGCTGCTGCAAGCAGGCAAAGTTCAGGAGATGGAGGGCGCTTCCTCGGCGATCACCTTTGACGTAATTCCCCAGGCGTCGCTGGACGACATGATCAGCAACCAGGGCGGCGTTCAGACGCTTCCAAGTTACGACGAGACGGCGCTCTGCTCGCAGGCGTTCCGCGTGATGCGATCCATGGTGAACGGGTGGCTCCGCGAGGTCTCCATCAACCGGAACATCTTCTCCGACTTCCAGATCATTCACTTTTACCGCTGGGTCCGTTCGTCCAAAGCTCTGCTGTACGATCCGGCGCTGCGACGTGCGCTGAACACGCTGATGCGAAAGCTCTTCCTCCAGATCATCGCCGAGTTCCAGCGACTCAAAGCGGAGATCATCTACGCAGACTTCAACCGAATCGTGATCAACACGGGAAAGAAGGCCGTGATGGACGCCATCGCGTACACGGACTACGTCGTGCAGAGCATCCGCAACAAGGAACTGTTCCATAGCGTATCGCTATCCTACCAGCAGTCCTGGGAGTTTCTGCTTTGGATCGACTCGTCGAACTTTGGCGGAATCCGCGGCAATCCGCAAACGGGCAACGACGAGGATGTGCCGCAGGCGGACGAACCCGAGGAACTTTCGCTCGAAATGAGCTGGAACATTGCGGAGCAGCTGCCGGAGGAGGGCAACTGTCGCGTTTACTTTGAGCAGTTCCTGATCAAATATCTGGAGTCGCTCGCGGACGGCGTGGCGGCCCAGAAAACGATCAAGAAGCTGTCGCACGTGGCGTACGATATGGTGCAAAAGATGCACAAAAACTACGGCCGCGGCAAGGAGGGCCCGGCGCTCGAGTTCATCAAGGCCCTTTGCAAGGTCCTCGCGGTCAACAAGGAAATCGATGAAGAG CTGACAACCCTGCGCCGCAACATGCTCCTTCTCGTTGGCATCGGTGACTTTAGCGACAAGGCCGTCTGGAAGGACCCGCTGCGTTCGTACGTGCTGGCCGAGGTCATCTGCAAGGCGTGCAACCACTGCCGCGATCTGGACCTGTGCAAGGACAACCACCGGGCGCTCAAGGACGGGTTGCCGGTTTGGCTGTGCGCTCAGTGCAACGTCGACTACGACAACGTGGACATCGAGATGCGCCTGCTGGATGTGGTCCAGCGGAAGATGATGTCGTACACGCTGCAGGACCTGCGCTGCAACCGGTGTCGCCAGATCAAGCGGGAAAACATTGCGCAGTTTTGTCCGTGCGCCGGTGCTTTTGAAAATCTGATTTCGGCCGGCGAGCTACGTCGGCTGCTCGGCACGTTCCTGACGGTGGCCGACGACCACCGGATGCCGCTGCTCAAGGAGACGATCGAGCACGTGCTGAAGACCAATTAA